From the Athene noctua chromosome 22, bAthNoc1.hap1.1, whole genome shotgun sequence genome, one window contains:
- the VWA1 gene encoding von Willebrand factor A domain-containing protein 1: MLAKTVLSLGLWLQFAAGQNAPERGPQPSVSSSKGDLLFLLDSSGSVSYYEFSRVKEFMWDLVQPFTFGPKDVQTSIIHISTTPTMEFPFDRYLSSGTLQQAIRDTQQLMGDTNTGKALSYAKEKLFSDEAGARPDVPKVLVWVTDGFSTDDISEPMQLLKDMGVTVFIVSTGRGNYLELSAAASQPPEKHLHFVDVDDLPIITTELRDAILDVIQADRLHAVDITSSSFRLTWPKLLSQETGYYTLEYAPIDDLARKRTKQVSGAHTSLLLSNLAPETTYEVALVPESNVHYFPPQTTRVTTLAEEISPAQVLISESAPHSFHVSWAPTLDSVISYQILYGPLPGNSVKLLEVDGKSNSTVVENLAPNTTYLVTVTAVYKSGKEKSLSAKACTQEEGSKVRHLRFEDMGPNTLKASWDSADGKVLGYRVRCRRQSGPSSVLSVSPQIHSVLLTDLASGTTNKVCVKPVYKNQAGKGLCRMVHMQTATEAQGYKHRQRA, from the exons ATGTTGGCCAAGACGGTGCTTTCTCTTGGTCTGTGGCTGCAGTTTGCTGCGGGACAGAACGCACCTGAGAGAG GTCCCCAGCCATCTGTTTCCAGCTCAAAGGGGGACCTCCTCTTCTTGCTGGACAGCTCTGGCAGCGTCTCCTACTATGAGTTCTCCAGGGTCAAGGAATTCATGTGGGACCTTGTACAACCTTTCACCTTCGGCCCCAAAGATGTCCAGACCAGCATCATCCACATCAGCACCACGCCCACCATGGAGTTCCCGTTTGACCGGTACCTGTCCAGTGGGACTTTGCAACAAGCCATCCGGGACACTCAACAGCTCATGGGTGACACGAACACAGGCAAAGCGCTCTCCTACGCCAAGGAGAAGCTCTTCAGTGATGAAGCTGGTGCCCGGCCAGATGTGCCCAAGGTACTGGTTTGGGTGACGGATGGTTTCTCCACTGATGACATCTCTGAACCCATGCAGCTCCTGAAGGACATGGGAGTAACAGTCTTCATAGTCAGCACTGGACGGGGGAATTACCTGGAActctctgctgctgccagccagcctcCTGAGAAGCACCTGCACTTTGTGGATGTTGACGACCTACCCATCATCACAACGGAACTTCGAGATGCTATCCTAG atgTTATCCAAGCAGATCGGCTCCATGCAGTAGACATCACCTCAAGCAGCTTCCGTCTGACCTGGCCCAAACTCCTCTCCCAAGAAACTGGCTACTACACCCTCGAGTATGCCCCGATAGATGATCTAGCAAGGAAGAGGACAAAGCAAGTGTCTGGGGCTCACACTAGCCTCCTGCTAAGCAACCTTGCACCAGAAACTACTTACGAGGTGGCACTCGTTCCTGAATCCAACGTCCACTACTTCCCTCCCCAGACAACAAGGGTTACCACACTGGCAG AGGAAATAAGCCCAGCTCAGGTTCTCATCTCAGAGTCTGCACCACACAGCTTCCATGTTAGTTGGGCTCCAACACTGGACAGTGTGATCAGCTACCAGATCCTGTATGGACCGCTCCCCGGGAACTCCGTCAAGCTGCTGGAGGTGGATGGCAAGAGCAATAGCACTGTGGTGGAGAATCTGGCACCCAATACGACCTACCTAGTGACAGTGACTGCAGTCTACAAATCAGGAAAGGAGAAATCCCTGTCAGCTAAAGCATGCACTCAGGAAG AGGGCTCCAAAGTGAGGCACCTTCGCTTTGAAGACATGGGTCCCAACACCCTGAAAGCCTCTTGGGACTCTGCCGATGGCAAAGTCCTCGGGTACAGAGTCAGATGCCGGCGGCAAAGTGGCCCTTCGTCTGTCCTCAGCGTTTCGCCGCAGATCCACAGCGTGCTGCTCACAGACCTGGCTTCAGGCACCACCAACAAAGTGTGTGTGAAGCCTGTGTACAAGAACCAGGCGGGCAAAGGGCTGTGCCGCATGGTGCACATGCAGACAG CTACAGAGGCCCAAGGATATAAGCACAGGCAGAGAGCGTGA